The region TGTCGTACACAGCTATGAGGGGTGTTCGGTTGCCCTCAAAATCGCCTACCGCAAAACCGAAGATCGGTATCTTCAGCGGAACCCCGAATCGTCCTTGGACCTCCAGGGCGTCCCCTTTGTCCGTCAACTGATAAATCGGGCCGTCGTACATTCGCCTGGGCCCTTTCTGTTGGCCGAGAAGGATTGGTCCTTTGGTGGGATAGTTGATTACTCGCAAGAAATAACCGAAGTCTTGCGTAACCGGGACCAAAGCTCCGTTTCGGTACTCCAAAACGAACGACGCCACGGATCCCCGGTTTTGGGCGCTCACGTAGATCCTGGCCGGACCTTGCTTGCGGATTTTCGCAACATCAACGGTTTTCAGCTCCATACTGCCTGCGGAATACTCGGTAACCAGTTTCAGCTTGTCGTCTTCCAGACGATACAAGTAGACTCTGGATGGATCGATGACCACTATTTCGTTTTTTCCGTCACCGTCAACATCGCCGATTGCCATCCCGATACCGAGTATCTTCAATTCTCCGCTTTTCCAGGTTGTTTGAGGTTCGCCGCGTTTCTTTTTGGAATCTGGTTGCTCGGTCCTCTGTGCAAGAATTACTCGGGCCTGACTTACTTCTCGTTCGGCCGAAAACGCTGGGTCTGAAGACCGCCGGCCAGCCGGCGATTCACCATTGTTTGTCACTTTTGCAGCGAGGAACCGGCTCACGGAACCTACTGCGCCGTCGCGGACAGCAGTCGCACGATCTTCCGCGAGACCTCGACTCACAATGATGGGGCCTGACAAAAGCAGGCAACTCATCGCGCACGTTATGACGCAGATCTTTCTCAAACGATTCATCCCAAATTCCTTACCAAAAGGATACGAATACGAGGATTTCCGGACCCCATCTTTTGGATCTCGTGCCACCTTTGTGATGTATGACACAAGACGCCGCGAAATCCAAGGGGGATTCCGGAGTTGGGCCTTCCGGCACGGTCTGCCGTTTCACCGCGCAAGAGGCTGCACCGGCAGGGCCGCACGGCCATGCGCCCCTACAAAACTCGGTGCATAAGGATCGACAAAGGAACGGTGGTATTGGTGAGAAAGGAACC is a window of Desulfomonile tiedjei DNA encoding:
- a CDS encoding VCBS repeat-containing protein encodes the protein MNRLRKICVITCAMSCLLLSGPIIVSRGLAEDRATAVRDGAVGSVSRFLAAKVTNNGESPAGRRSSDPAFSAEREVSQARVILAQRTEQPDSKKKRGEPQTTWKSGELKILGIGMAIGDVDGDGKNEIVVIDPSRVYLYRLEDDKLKLVTEYSAGSMELKTVDVAKIRKQGPARIYVSAQNRGSVASFVLEYRNGALVPVTQDFGYFLRVINYPTKGPILLGQQKGPRRMYDGPIYQLTDKGDALEVQGRFGVPLKIPIFGFAVGDFEGNRTPLIAVYDKSDHLRIYDHSGKRRYLSKEYYGGSDLILRWGGPESKRDVDEALQEEDLVFLRPRIMAFAPTGSSVYQILAINHHSKTMRLLGRTKMLEEGQVVGLVWNGDAVEDKWTTPKIQGMITDFAVDTLPGLPGERLITLERMKTDWLAFLSSRSQIRAYDLQSLVREGRRSTSSGTD